AAAGGAGACTccattttttagtttatatattttattttatagatccaataatatacaaaaaattatttgattcaaaattttaaatggtatAAGACTGAATATACCTTTTGATTTGTAATAGTTAATTTGAATCATGAATtgattcattttaaatttaatttgaacCATAGTTTTCATTTTCCATTCTCTTCGAGTCAAAATTCACttgtaagaagaaaaaaaaaaatagcaataaaaaaaccaacataTATAGAAAGTCAAATATGGAACAATCCACTTTATTAATTCTCTTTTGGGTAACTTTATACTTTTATAAAGTTACAAGTGGACTTAGTTTTAGACACATGTATAAAACAACCAATAATAGTTAATCCTTAGTTCCAACCAAAATTGTGAGGTCGGGTATGGAGACTAATCATGATCGGTCACATGTATTTTTTAACCACGTATAATAACTAAAAGtaactatataaataaaaaagtttcttAATATCAATTAGTCTTCCTGCAATTGGTTCTGATCTCTCCATTTGAGCCAGTAAGTGGGCTGAGGTTTCCCATTTTTATCATGGCACTCCCAAAATCAGAGAAGAACATTGCTGAGTTTTGGCTATAGGTGTTCACTTGGGAATCTGTGGAGCCACCATTGAAGAGCTGTTGATCTGAGTGCATGACGCCCTTTTTGATCACTAAATCCTTGAAATAAGTGTTATCAAAAACTCTAGCAGTTTGGTCAAGAGGAGATAAATTAGAATCTCCGCCTGTACTGGGGCAGTTTTTCTTTAATGATGCCGCAAAGTTTGAATCTATATTAGTCTCATTATAGATACGAGTCCGAATTATACTGCACTTTACTTGACCTATGGTGTGCCCTCCTACAAAGAAAATACACAaaagagaagtaaaaaaaaagagtatatttgttataatttgGTGAAAATTCATACACCCAAAAATGCAATTGTTCTGAGAGAGGTGGGATAAAAAGTTACGTTTTATGTTTTAACTAAGGGACAACGttaaaaacacaacaatatTACTTTTACATGGATGAATTGACTGACTAttgacaacatttttattatgaacCAATTATAACAGATCGCATTaacaattgttaaaatattgtgtGTTTAAATTTGTTGTTACCTGAGAGAGTCACCATTTCTGGAGCAGTAAAACCCTTGTTGCTGAATGCAGATATGAGAGCACTAAGATCTGAGAAGGGGGAAGGGAGGTTATTTTGGGCATCATTAAAACTGGCTGTGGTTGCATCTCTTCTGCCTAATGGAACGGTCCATGTAGTGCCACCCAACTGAAGTAGTCAtacacaacaaaagaaaagataacaaTAAGAAAGGTAAAtaattaaggggaaaaaaaaatatatatatatatatatatatatatatatatatatatatatatatatatatatatatatcatagaCCAATTAATCGTTATGGCCTGGACAGtaacaatattaaaaatttctttactcacaatttttaatacaaagaattacaattttttttttgtctttttttgaaTGTAAAGCTGCTTgtcaatctttttatttatttttattctttaacactttttattttattttataaatacgataaatttaaatttatagtgtCCATTCCATTATAAATATCTTTTGACACTCTAagtttcttcagatttcattttagtATTCTAACTTTGCTTTCGTTTATTTCAGTCATctaacttttaagtttatttaattaaggtttttcccatcaacttttgttatatgttgtggttattttttttttcaaattttttaaattaaaaaaattcaattaatgattgaaaaacattttccagatttttttttcaaaattttttaacaaaagttgatgaaaatgccttaattgaataattttgaaacttaatgaactgaaatgaacaaaaacaaaactagaagactaaaataaaatatgaaaaaacttagagggttagttttgtattttagccatatatatataatatccaTATCTTTGCTAGGGTTACCTCAAGAGCAGAAAATGCACGGTCCAAACTAAAAGACAATAGAATGGAACTTATAATGGGACAGTTATGGCTAGTTTGGCTGGTGGGAGCTTAGAGTACGTAGAGTTGgccataaattattttcaactaactctactctacttttCTTCCTCCCCTCTATTCAAACTAACCATTAAATAGGataattaaaattacatttCTGATAGCTATATCTTAGCTATGATATACTAGTTTTTACTAATGAtagtttttctcatttttgaatgaaaatataTGATAGTAGTAAGAGATTTTGATGATAGGTTACCTTAACAACAGAATCACGAGCTGCAACCGCTAAAATATCAGCACAAGACACAACTCCTGAGCATTGCTTTTCAAGTTGAGATTTAATGGTGTCAATCACCTCATATCCTCTCAATGAGTCGTTATTGGGCCCCGCCGTCTTCTCTCCTGTGAAATTGGTGGTGTCATCCAACAACACAGATGCATCACAACCCTGTTTACAACatcataatattattaatatatataactagTTTATAAAACATTGGAATGGATTAATGGAAAAATTACCAACTAATGAAATGGAATTTTATATGCGTGCTTAAAGATAaatactttcttttaaaaaatattcggttatatatatatatatatatatatatatatatatatatatatatataaattagtaatttatcatGGTGTCAAAAATAGGTGGTTCTAAGTTTGAACACAATCTTTACCCtactttttatttaaagttGAAAATTACATGTGTTAGGTTCcatttaatatgaaaaaaaatcccacatgtaaaaaaatgtattagaattatgattaaatgattaatttaCCCAGatttaaattaagttttttttaagaacgGTAATTTATCAgtttattcaaaatattttttttttgagaaagttatTCAAAATAAGTTTCTGCCAAAACGTGATAGATAATTTCAATAGTTATAACTATGTCTAAAACATAGGTatgggtttttatattttttcttttgagttggattctcaaaagaaagaataattaGTGATTGATGGTATACAATGAGTGAAAATACCAccttatatatgtgtatgtgtgtagacttaaattaaaatagaaaatagtaaaatgattacaaattttatttaaaaagtcataTAAATAATGTGACAACAAATGTGATTAATACAATGAGTTAACTTAGTAGTTCTTAATTCTAAGGCCTCATGATATTCATaaagttttgaatttaaaacttttaGCTAGTATTTTGGGACTATCCTCAAGGAATTTCACCTCATAATAACTTGAGGTGTGTATGAGATGAGGGAGGAAATAACACATAGTCGAGGGAATTAGGTGCTCGAATAGTTCTAGATATCCtcatttcaaaagaaaatatttctaaattaagaaaataataataataataataataataataataataaatgaaaaaataaggacaaattattatatgtaagtTAAATACATATATTGTCTTTTTGAACATGTCGTGGGTTAAATTAAATGGTGAAGGCTAAAAGAtaggaattaaaaataaaaatgatataagaCTTTCATTGACAAAGCAATCATGGAAATGGAGGCGGAGTAATGAGGCCCCCATACGATTCTCTTTGGACACTGCAGTGCTTACTGCGCCTTGAATTATAGAGAGAGCCGTAGGGCAAGAACTCGAATAGAAGTTGGATGATAGCTGAGCAGAAGCTATTCCCAACATAAACAAGAATAAAGTAGGAAAGGAGAGAATagaggaggaaaagaagaaagccATGACTTTACTAAAACAAGAAAACTTTATATTTCATAACTGGTTAAATCCTACTGATACTTATAGCCATTAGTGTTGCAGTAGTGaaaccattttttctttctaaaaataattaatttatgtaaataTTGTGGAGTACAGAAGGGCATCCAGTCAACCTTTTCTGCAATAGCGGGAAATGGACAAAAATACGACTTTCATGGACAACATATATGagtttcattttgtttaaggttttaatttatatatatacccatatatatatatgacataaacgaagaaaagaaaaaagaaatataaatacataccaggttttttttatattttatattttatattttttatatgggAAAGAAATACATACCAGTTTATTATGAGTTTTCAATCAATTATTCTAGACAAAAATAAGGTATAGGTAagataatctctctctctctctctctctccaatttagAAGCATATTATTATGTAATTTCgtaagaaattataaaaaatatataaattacttaatatatttaacctactttttttttcaattttggttgagttttcaagcaaaataaacatataattgctataataaaaaaaaaaaaacaaacactgAATTGAAAAAGTGTGTATTCAATTTTGTAACATAATTAAAGAATTTTAATGTAATTTCAACAGATATTATAAAAAACCAGCTACTTTAGGGACACTAATTAAGTGagttgtgtgtgtctatatatatatatatatatatatatcacacacatatatttcaattttattggctgaattttcaagaaaaataacatccgtttactataaataaaaacacgGAATTATAAACTATGTATATTGTGATAATGGTATTGACACAACTTGgacaataaataattataatggataaAATTGTAGTTAAATATTGGAGTGTttttatacaaatataatacatcaaacattatatttttgttataaaaatgtatcTTTTTAGAGTATGTTTATTcatacaataatatatatataaatataaagctaatacacttattttttttaataaatcattaCAACAAGTGAATGAGAGATGTAGATTTTAACACTAGTGTAAGTTACAAAAATTGTCggcacaaattttttttttccttgggtGAGGAAATTTGGACACTAGTAGTCACTGCTAAGTCACATGGAGAGAACTTCACAAAAATACTGAATTAGAAAGCTCAATACAATTTATAAAACAACTTTAGAGAATGCCAAAGTTTGTGCATCAACATCGATTGGTTGTGTACGCAATGGCACGTTGGCTATATGCGTCATACTTCCATTACTTCTTTAAGTCtaaattttttgtctcattCTTCCTGCTCTAttatatactccacaaatataaatatgCCACATATCTATCTATTTTATTAGATGCTAAATTTATGCcttctattattttaattttctaaaataaataaatatataacccatcatatttaggtaattgaactaatagaaaacataaatttagtatttaataaaatagatggacATGTGGCATGTTCatatttgtggagtatatagtgGAGCAGGAAGAGTGGAacagaagatttgaactctacttctctagttttaaattattgaaacattaaaaagaaataagagaaagagagaaaatgactGATAATAATTGAATTAGTTTTAAAAAGATGCTGGACAGACAGATAATacaaaggataaaaaaaaggCATGCGATTTTTAGAGATTCTTAAAAGGATATGCATGGTTCTAGTTCTACACTGGAATAATCCAAGCTCATAATTAATCAATCTCTAAAACACGCACAGCCAAAACACAGTCTTCAACAACAGGGATTTTTGGCATAAGCTGATGTTGAATCTACGATAATATTCCTTCAAATTGGCTTGTAGGAATCTGTTAACGTTCAAAATTGCCAAACCTTACCGCCTACTATCAGACAAATTAACGGTGGCCTAGTGGGTGATTTGTAGTTTACTAAAAGGCTATTCTCATGCCTATAAATTTCAACTTCATATGGCTAAATCATTGAATCTAAGCCATGCAATTGTCTCttgccatttaaaattttttttttttggtgcaatGTTGATTATTGAACCCCGACGAGAATGAATTTCCtcaataaattatatcaaattgccctcatttttgtcatttatctCACATAGGTCGAAAAGAGAACATGGCAACAACACACAAGTTGGCGGGACATGCACAATGGATTGAGATGAAGAAGTATGGATTGATGAAGTATTCATTTTCTTGCTAAATGTACTAGCACTAGATAACCCAgtcaaaaatgaataaaaaagtcACCTTTtctattagaaaaataaaaaggaaaagccCTCGTACgtgttattatattattttgagaaaattcagTCAAGCCCACGTGTTATTTATATGTAGCCCCCAGCcaaaaaaccaacaacaaaaacaaaaatgtttttcatttgggggtttaggattttattttattttatctatttatactatttataacaagattttttttttattaaacttttatgtggttcaaaaatactctTAGAACTTATGTTTAATAGGAACAAAACTTAAGGAGAGCCTGGTAAAAATATACCTCTAATTCTACGTAAAATGCTTACAAAATAGAATACTTTCCTactaattcatttaaaaaaaaacttatccaaaaattaaaattaaaaaaaaaactttttagtttaCTTTGATATTTCCCTCAAGACCACAATccgactttaaaaaaaaaaaaaatttataaagacTCACcagtttcttttatttaaaatttttttgaatttccgATTTCCTTAATTCCTAATCTCATgtacattcaacaaaaaaaaaaaaaaaagagccttaTCACATGCACAAAGTGTGCGTGATGAGACTAGTATTACATAATGATAAGCgacaaaatttttgtaaaggttTCATTATTTCCGCTCGACttacaaacaaaaaacttaTCATCCATGACAGATAGATAAAGTGGATTGCAAGAATGAACAATTTAGATACCAAATAAGAAACAAATGGCTAATCCCAAATGGGAGAGAAAATCATACTTTTGATTATAACAAATTTGCTTGAGTTATAATGAGTTTCTGTTTTTaccaaaagtaaaaagaaaaatatttttacacatttgtTAATGTACATTCCGTACATATATACAACATCTATAATTTCACAtgtaatatttacattttttaagcATGTTTACATGTAACACATGATCAAATGATTGATGTGCATGATGATGTATAATAATGTGTGTGCAGTAATAATAAGTgccaaaaaaatatgtttataaatGTGTATATGTCATA
This genomic stretch from Castanea sativa cultivar Marrone di Chiusa Pesio chromosome 1, ASM4071231v1 harbors:
- the LOC142605704 gene encoding cationic peroxidase 1-like, with protein sequence MAFFFSSSILSFPTLFLFMLGIASAQLSSNFYSSSCPTALSIIQGAVSTAVSKENRMGASLLRLHFHDCFVNGCDASVLLDDTTNFTGEKTAGPNNDSLRGYEVIDTIKSQLEKQCSGVVSCADILAVAARDSVVKLGGTTWTVPLGRRDATTASFNDAQNNLPSPFSDLSALISAFSNKGFTAPEMVTLSGGHTIGQVKCSIIRTRIYNETNIDSNFAASLKKNCPSTGGDSNLSPLDQTARVFDNTYFKDLVIKKGVMHSDQQLFNGGSTDSQVNTYSQNSAMFFSDFGSAMIKMGNLSPLTGSNGEIRTNCRKTN